A genomic region of Anaerolineales bacterium contains the following coding sequences:
- a CDS encoding glycerol-3-phosphate acyltransferase, producing MKLLLSVLIGYLLGSLPFAHILARRVTGVRLAETGSGNVGTRNLARTAGLGWGAVGAVLDFSKGLAAMAIGQALAADSGAWWMLAGSAAVAGHNWPLWLRLRGGKGLATALGASAFVAWPQVLLVILIGWLVMRRVHNITVTALVCFASMLAALYATRQPADYSYFVLSLGALVALATLSGLWPPAARRKAT from the coding sequence GTGAAGCTCTTGCTCAGTGTGCTGATTGGCTACCTGCTGGGCTCGCTGCCCTTCGCGCACATCCTCGCGCGCCGCGTCACCGGCGTGCGCCTGGCGGAGACGGGCAGCGGCAACGTAGGCACGCGCAATCTAGCGCGCACGGCCGGCCTGGGCTGGGGAGCTGTGGGCGCCGTGCTGGATTTCTCAAAGGGGCTGGCGGCGATGGCCATCGGCCAGGCGCTGGCCGCCGATAGCGGCGCCTGGTGGATGTTGGCCGGCAGCGCGGCAGTGGCTGGGCATAACTGGCCGCTGTGGTTGCGCTTGCGCGGCGGCAAGGGGCTGGCGACTGCGCTGGGCGCCAGCGCCTTTGTAGCCTGGCCGCAAGTGCTGCTGGTGATCCTTATCGGCTGGCTGGTGATGCGCCGGGTGCACAACATCACCGTCACCGCGCTGGTGTGCTTTGCCAGCATGCTGGCGGCTCTGTACGCCACCCGGCAGCCGGCAGATTACAGCTATTTTGTGCTCAGCCTCGGTGCGCTGGTGGCGCTGGCCACGCTGTCGGGCCTGTGGCCGCCCGCGGCCCGGCGCAAAGCCACCTGA
- a CDS encoding inositol-3-phosphate synthase yields MANTSSKVRVAIIGVGNCASSLVQGVQYYQNAADNDEVPGLMHVNLGGYHIRDIEFSAAFDVVATKVGKDLSEAICAYPNNTIKFADVPHLGVEVQRGMTHDGLGKYLREVVEKAPGATADIVKVLKDTGTDVVVSYLPVGSEMATKWYVEQILEAGVGFVNCIPVFIASQDYWGERFKERNIPIIGDDIKSQVGATITHRALTRLFVERGVHLDRTYQLNFGGNMDFYNMLERERLESKKISKTGAVTSMLPYALDGGDVHVGPSDYVPWLTDRKWCHIRMEGRAFGDVPLQMEVKLEVWDSPNSAGVVIDAVRCAKLAMDRGIGGPLIAPSSYFMKTPPQQFTDDLARTNTETFIAGESVPA; encoded by the coding sequence ATGGCAAACACATCTTCAAAAGTACGCGTGGCAATCATCGGTGTTGGCAACTGTGCCAGCTCCCTTGTGCAAGGCGTGCAGTATTACCAGAACGCCGCCGACAATGACGAAGTCCCCGGCTTGATGCATGTCAACCTGGGCGGCTATCACATTCGCGACATTGAATTCTCGGCTGCGTTCGACGTGGTGGCCACCAAGGTGGGCAAGGATCTGAGCGAAGCCATTTGTGCCTACCCCAATAACACGATCAAGTTCGCCGATGTGCCCCACCTCGGCGTGGAAGTGCAGCGCGGCATGACCCACGATGGCCTGGGCAAGTACCTGCGTGAAGTAGTGGAAAAGGCGCCCGGCGCCACCGCCGATATTGTCAAGGTTCTGAAAGACACCGGCACCGATGTGGTGGTGAGCTACCTGCCGGTGGGCTCTGAGATGGCCACCAAGTGGTACGTGGAACAGATCCTCGAGGCCGGTGTGGGCTTCGTGAACTGCATCCCCGTGTTCATCGCCAGCCAGGATTACTGGGGCGAGCGCTTCAAAGAGCGCAACATCCCCATCATTGGCGATGACATCAAGAGCCAGGTAGGCGCTACCATCACCCACCGTGCTCTGACGCGCCTGTTCGTGGAGCGCGGTGTGCACCTCGACCGCACCTACCAGCTGAACTTCGGCGGCAATATGGACTTTTACAATATGCTCGAGCGCGAACGCCTCGAGTCGAAGAAGATCTCCAAGACCGGCGCCGTTACCAGCATGCTGCCCTATGCACTGGACGGCGGCGATGTGCACGTTGGCCCTAGCGACTATGTGCCCTGGCTGACCGACCGTAAGTGGTGCCACATCCGCATGGAAGGCCGTGCCTTCGGCGATGTGCCGCTGCAGATGGAAGTCAAGCTGGAAGTGTGGGATTCGCCCAACTCGGCTGGCGTAGTGATCGATGCGGTGCGCTGCGCCAAGTTGGCCATGGATCGCGGCATCGGCGGCCCGCTGATCGCCCCGTCTTCCTACTTTATGAAGACCCCGCCGCAGCAGTTCACCGATGACCTGGCCCGCACCAACACGGAGACGTTCATCGCCGGCGAGAGCGTACCCGCATAA
- a CDS encoding NAD-dependent epimerase/dehydratase family protein produces the protein MNVLVTGATGFIGGHIAHAALAQGWHVRGLRRRAGHHGHLAADAGVAWVEGDLNDAASLAGAMEGVDLLFHAAAYYPRREHQLSRAQHLAAAEAEMQRVLAAARAAGVRRMVYTSALFCIANLPPGAGRLADERDVYTLGDFPESAYFETKILMEQLALAANAPDFEVVVTNPTAVFGPGDLNRTLGTLLILIAKGLAFFWLPAGANVVDVRDVANAHIQAALRGRPGERYILGGHNTTLRDAISTAAQVAGRKAPWLRLPLWVVPPVVWLGDRIPNFPLPANHLRSIRRWQPYNTTKAEGELGLQARPFEETVRDALAWFKANGDL, from the coding sequence ATGAACGTACTGGTTACCGGAGCCACTGGCTTCATCGGCGGGCACATTGCCCACGCCGCCCTGGCACAGGGCTGGCACGTGCGCGGCCTGCGCCGGCGGGCAGGCCACCACGGCCATCTGGCGGCGGATGCCGGCGTGGCCTGGGTGGAGGGTGACCTGAACGATGCGGCCAGCCTGGCGGGCGCGATGGAAGGCGTAGACCTGCTCTTCCATGCCGCCGCCTACTACCCACGCCGCGAACACCAACTGAGCCGCGCCCAGCACCTCGCCGCGGCAGAGGCCGAAATGCAGCGCGTGCTGGCCGCCGCCCGCGCCGCCGGCGTGCGGCGCATGGTGTACACCTCGGCCTTGTTTTGCATCGCCAACCTGCCGCCCGGTGCCGGGCGCCTGGCCGACGAGCGCGATGTGTATACGCTGGGCGATTTTCCCGAAAGCGCCTATTTTGAAACCAAAATTCTGATGGAGCAGTTGGCCTTGGCCGCCAACGCGCCGGATTTTGAAGTGGTGGTGACCAACCCTACCGCCGTCTTCGGCCCGGGCGACCTTAACCGCACCCTGGGCACGCTATTGATCCTGATCGCCAAGGGGCTGGCCTTTTTCTGGCTGCCCGCAGGAGCGAACGTGGTAGATGTGCGCGATGTGGCCAATGCCCACATCCAGGCCGCCCTGCGCGGGCGCCCCGGCGAGCGCTACATCCTCGGCGGGCACAACACCACCTTGCGCGACGCGATCAGCACCGCGGCGCAGGTGGCCGGGCGCAAGGCGCCCTGGCTACGCCTGCCGCTGTGGGTCGTGCCGCCGGTGGTGTGGCTGGGCGATCGCATCCCCAATTTTCCGCTGCCCGCCAATCATTTGCGCAGCATCCGCCGCTGGCAGCCCTACAACACCACCAAGGCCGAGGGCGAGCTGGGGCTGCAGGCGCGGCCCTTTGAAGAAACCGTGCGCGATGCGCTGGCCTGGTTCAAGGCCAATGGGGATCTATAG
- the crcB gene encoding fluoride efflux transporter CrcB: MVNILWVGLGGALGAMLRYVLSIQMQAGRVAPFPYATLGINLSGCFAIGLLSHWLLQHGRLADYGPLLISGFLGGYTTFSSFGLELLSLLSAGLLGQAAAYVLASNVGGLLAVWAGRAVAARLG, from the coding sequence ATGGTTAACATTCTTTGGGTAGGGCTGGGCGGTGCACTGGGGGCGATGCTGCGCTATGTGCTTTCGATACAAATGCAGGCAGGGCGCGTTGCGCCGTTTCCCTACGCCACGTTGGGCATCAATCTCAGCGGTTGTTTTGCGATTGGCCTGCTGTCGCACTGGCTGTTACAGCATGGCCGCCTGGCGGATTATGGGCCGTTATTGATCAGCGGATTTTTGGGAGGTTACACCACCTTCTCCAGCTTTGGCTTGGAGCTCCTCAGCTTGCTTTCTGCAGGCCTGCTTGGCCAGGCGGCGGCCTATGTGCTGGCCAGCAATGTGGGCGGGTTGCTGGCTGTATGGGCGGGCAGGGCAGTGGCCGCACGGTTAGGTTAA